From Leifsonia sp. fls2-241-R2A-40a, one genomic window encodes:
- a CDS encoding S1/P1 Nuclease, translating to MDVLGTDRSFASLSTADLIEARDLYHWHLLNKKNVVGTAVGLYLIRTSDPWPSADRGRRSRTSQAHEVRSERTFENSEVRDYSWPCILVLVDEWIAADRFGVGESQESPEDLVPRTLYLPDGRTVPVCVVKVTPSVPDGSYLPPRTWPSSRVGGGFPLVSDSQGVQNLASVGTLVTDGHTVFALTSRHVAGPEGSPVSSILHGEVTEVGHASSRQLTRMPFGEVYPELSGRRTYLTLDAALVEVNDVTEWTSQAYGLPRAGRLADLNELNMGVQLIGARVRAFGAASGELEGRVAALFYRYRSTGGYDDVTDFLIAPLPGEQDSRPGDSGAVWYLVQADDAPLRPIALQWGGQSFLASSGAGFDFTLATSLASVLRLLDVELVVDYNTGPQPYWGKTGHYTIASFACDQVRPAKLHTLMTGNIDRISFSLQGLGHGPIDVSTVAAKKNGGFVPLADVPDLIWKNLPTAVKGGRDTAFRTGPEHPTHFADIDQPLDGTTLRERCVADPANVAVPVWQDYYTRLGHTDPGDRGLLPFRVWQFFDEMVAAVSAGDITRYVAAAGLVAHYVGDACQPLHGSFMADGLEDGTGKGVHSAYESTMIDRHDTEIATAIAAALTTAKGPAVVASGADAAVAVVQLMDRSAKAVDPLTLVTAYAAVATKPGDASVAVTDALWSRFGTQTVGLLVDGALTLAMVWQSAWKAAGGDTAFTAGQLAAIDTAALQKLYENPGFVPSLVLDDIASALSGGAKTSRRKK from the coding sequence ATGGATGTTCTGGGCACGGACCGAAGCTTCGCGAGTCTGTCGACGGCGGACCTGATCGAAGCGCGCGACCTCTATCACTGGCACCTCCTCAACAAGAAGAACGTCGTCGGCACGGCCGTGGGGCTCTACCTCATCCGGACGAGCGACCCCTGGCCGAGCGCCGATCGCGGGAGGCGTTCCCGGACGTCCCAGGCGCACGAGGTACGGAGCGAGCGCACCTTCGAGAACTCCGAGGTCCGGGACTACTCGTGGCCGTGCATCCTGGTCCTCGTCGACGAGTGGATCGCGGCCGACCGGTTCGGAGTCGGCGAGTCGCAGGAATCGCCCGAAGACCTCGTCCCGCGCACGCTCTACCTGCCGGACGGCCGGACGGTGCCGGTGTGCGTGGTGAAGGTCACGCCGTCCGTTCCGGACGGGTCGTACCTCCCTCCGCGTACGTGGCCGAGCTCGCGGGTCGGTGGCGGCTTCCCGCTCGTCAGCGACTCCCAGGGGGTGCAGAACCTGGCCAGCGTCGGGACGCTGGTCACCGATGGCCACACGGTGTTCGCCCTGACCAGCCGCCATGTGGCCGGGCCGGAGGGCAGTCCGGTCTCGAGCATCCTGCACGGCGAGGTGACCGAGGTGGGGCATGCGAGCTCCCGTCAGCTGACCCGGATGCCGTTCGGCGAGGTGTACCCGGAGCTGTCGGGGCGGCGGACCTATCTGACCCTGGATGCTGCGCTGGTCGAAGTGAACGACGTGACCGAGTGGACGTCGCAGGCGTACGGCCTCCCGCGCGCCGGCCGGCTCGCCGATCTCAACGAGCTCAACATGGGGGTCCAATTGATCGGCGCGCGGGTCCGGGCCTTCGGGGCCGCCTCCGGCGAGCTCGAGGGACGCGTCGCCGCGCTGTTCTACCGGTACCGCAGCACCGGCGGCTACGACGACGTCACCGACTTCCTCATCGCCCCGCTGCCCGGCGAGCAGGATTCGCGACCCGGCGACTCGGGGGCCGTCTGGTATCTGGTCCAGGCGGACGATGCTCCACTCCGGCCGATCGCCCTGCAGTGGGGCGGCCAGAGCTTCCTCGCCTCGTCCGGTGCCGGCTTCGACTTCACCCTGGCCACCAGTCTCGCCAGCGTCCTCCGGCTGCTCGACGTCGAGTTGGTGGTCGACTACAACACCGGGCCGCAGCCGTACTGGGGGAAGACCGGGCACTACACGATCGCCTCCTTCGCGTGCGACCAGGTGCGACCGGCGAAGCTCCACACGCTGATGACCGGCAACATCGACCGCATCAGCTTCAGCCTGCAGGGTCTCGGGCACGGCCCGATCGATGTGTCGACCGTGGCGGCCAAGAAGAACGGCGGCTTCGTCCCGCTCGCCGACGTTCCCGACCTGATCTGGAAGAACCTGCCGACCGCGGTGAAGGGCGGCCGCGACACCGCCTTCCGCACCGGGCCCGAGCATCCCACTCACTTCGCCGACATCGACCAGCCGCTGGACGGCACCACCCTGCGCGAGCGGTGCGTCGCCGATCCTGCGAACGTCGCGGTGCCGGTCTGGCAGGACTACTACACGCGGCTCGGTCACACGGATCCCGGCGACCGCGGGCTCCTGCCGTTCCGCGTCTGGCAGTTCTTCGACGAGATGGTCGCCGCCGTCTCCGCGGGGGACATCACCCGGTACGTCGCGGCCGCCGGCCTCGTCGCGCACTACGTCGGCGACGCCTGCCAGCCGTTGCATGGTTCGTTCATGGCGGACGGGCTGGAGGACGGCACCGGCAAGGGCGTCCACTCGGCGTACGAGTCGACGATGATCGACCGGCACGACACCGAGATCGCGACGGCCATCGCCGCGGCCCTGACGACGGCGAAGGGTCCTGCGGTCGTCGCCTCGGGCGCGGATGCCGCCGTTGCTGTGGTGCAGCTCATGGACCGGTCGGCGAAGGCCGTCGATCCCCTCACGCTGGTGACCGCGTACGCAGCCGTCGCGACGAAGCCGGGGGATGCTTCGGTGGCGGTGACCGACGCGCTCTGGAGCCGCTTCGGCACGCAGACCGTCGGCCTGCTGGTGGATGGCGCACTGACGCTGGCCATGGTCTGGCAGAGCGCCTGGAAGGCCGCCGGCGGCGACACCGCCTTCACGGCCGGGCAGCTGGCCGCGATCGACACGGCAGCGCTGCAGAAGCTCTACGAGAACCCCGGTTTCGTGCCCTCGCTGGTGCTGGACGACATCGCCTCGGCGCTCAGCGGGGGAGCGAAGACGAGCCGAAGGAAGAAGTAG
- a CDS encoding ROK family transcriptional regulator, with the protein MAEEHGKATQGAVRERNLTTALQLVLSGNGTATRAGIARRTGLTSATVSSLLAGLIADGLVIEGQLAESTGGKRATTLRIAAEDHVVLSLIVQPGLVRGAVVDLLGNEVSTVSQRPAAPGSIEDVRSVSRRLVAATSARVVAVGVQVPGIADGNLIRESVQLGWTDVDLSRELSGIVDAPLHLINDADAEAVADSTVSDDFGANQLFVSLSTGVGAAVIIDGEVVGGAAHRAGEIGHVPVLFGPDAPLCACGNRGCLEEIVSVTSLLGLPHGTDLEALDLAALAATPESRRRIAEGARVLARALLLVGAALDVPNIVLGGAAPRLGPEFIGHLRAEAARHPVKAAMPLGFRYARVAQEHPYRGAAQHALKSTLGVTWSL; encoded by the coding sequence GTGGCAGAGGAGCACGGCAAGGCGACCCAGGGCGCCGTCAGGGAGCGGAACCTGACGACCGCGCTCCAGCTCGTCCTGTCCGGGAACGGGACGGCCACCCGGGCCGGCATCGCCCGGCGCACCGGCCTCACCAGCGCGACCGTCTCGTCCCTCCTGGCCGGGCTCATCGCCGACGGCCTCGTGATCGAGGGGCAGCTCGCCGAGAGCACCGGGGGCAAGCGCGCCACGACGCTGCGGATCGCCGCGGAGGACCACGTGGTGCTGTCCCTGATCGTGCAGCCCGGCCTCGTCCGCGGGGCCGTCGTCGACCTGCTCGGCAACGAGGTGAGCACGGTCAGCCAGCGGCCCGCTGCGCCCGGCTCCATCGAGGATGTGCGCTCGGTCTCCCGCCGTCTGGTGGCGGCCACGTCGGCCCGGGTGGTCGCCGTCGGGGTGCAGGTCCCCGGTATCGCGGACGGCAACCTGATCCGTGAATCCGTCCAGCTCGGCTGGACCGACGTCGACCTCTCCCGCGAGCTGTCCGGGATCGTGGACGCCCCGCTGCACCTCATCAACGACGCCGACGCCGAGGCGGTCGCCGACTCCACCGTCTCGGACGATTTCGGCGCGAACCAGCTGTTCGTCTCCCTGAGCACCGGGGTCGGAGCGGCCGTCATCATCGACGGCGAGGTGGTCGGCGGGGCGGCGCACCGCGCCGGTGAGATCGGGCACGTCCCGGTGCTGTTCGGCCCGGATGCGCCCCTGTGCGCGTGCGGCAACCGCGGGTGCCTGGAGGAGATCGTCTCGGTGACGAGCCTGCTCGGCCTCCCCCACGGCACCGACCTGGAAGCGCTCGACCTGGCGGCGCTCGCGGCGACGCCGGAGTCGCGCCGGCGGATCGCCGAGGGCGCCCGCGTGCTGGCCCGCGCACTGCTCCTCGTGGGCGCGGCCCTCGACGTGCCCAACATCGTGCTCGGCGGCGCCGCGCCACGGCTCGGCCCCGAGTTCATCGGGCATCTCCGCGCGGAAGCCGCACGGCATCCCGTCAAGGCGGCCATGCCGCTCGGGTTCCGGTACGCGCGGGTTGCTCAGGAGCACCCGTACCGTGGTGCCGCTCAGCACGCGCTCAAGTCGACCCTCGGGGTGACCTGGTCTCTGTGA
- a CDS encoding ROK family transcriptional regulator — MSIDLGKRAGAPERASAADHGLVPGRALRPRTKVLPEHARGHNRSLVLQSLYRSGRVSRADLARTTGLTRVTISDLVGELIAEGLVVELGQRDDARPGKPAVLLDVNRSATQIIGVDLSEHAVFRGAVLDMDGHLLHTAEVELAGSRGPEATAKVLSLVDRLVALTTAPILGIGIGSPGIVEADGVVAAAPNLGWVDEPLQRLVAERTGLPVFVANDANVAVLAEHGFADAEGDMMLVKVGHGVGSGLLVAGALVFGSRFAAGEIGQVMVGTDAGPEAPYDRERCLEAWLAVPRLESRVAAARASGQPVEPVLREAGQRLGVALAPIVGALNLSEIVLAGPEELLDGILLDALRETLRNRTMAGFHSGVTVRMTGLGRDIVLRGCVVMVLSAQLGVS, encoded by the coding sequence ATGTCGATCGATCTGGGCAAGCGCGCGGGAGCACCCGAGCGCGCCTCCGCAGCCGACCACGGGCTGGTGCCCGGACGTGCGCTCCGCCCGCGCACCAAGGTGCTGCCAGAGCACGCGCGCGGCCACAACCGGTCGCTCGTCCTACAGTCGCTCTACCGCTCGGGCCGGGTGAGTCGCGCCGACCTGGCGCGGACGACCGGCCTCACCCGGGTCACCATCTCGGATCTGGTGGGGGAGCTGATCGCCGAGGGGCTCGTCGTCGAGCTCGGTCAGCGTGACGACGCCCGGCCGGGCAAGCCGGCCGTCCTTCTCGACGTCAACCGGAGCGCGACGCAGATCATCGGCGTCGACCTCAGCGAGCACGCCGTGTTCCGCGGGGCGGTCCTCGACATGGACGGTCACCTCCTGCACACCGCCGAGGTGGAGCTGGCCGGCAGCCGCGGCCCGGAGGCGACCGCCAAAGTCCTCTCTCTGGTCGACCGCCTGGTCGCGCTCACCACCGCTCCCATCCTGGGCATCGGGATCGGTTCTCCGGGCATCGTGGAGGCGGACGGCGTGGTGGCCGCCGCCCCCAACCTCGGCTGGGTGGACGAGCCGCTGCAGCGCCTGGTCGCCGAGCGCACCGGGCTGCCGGTGTTCGTCGCGAACGACGCGAACGTCGCCGTTCTCGCCGAGCACGGCTTCGCCGACGCCGAGGGCGACATGATGCTGGTGAAGGTCGGGCACGGTGTCGGCTCGGGCCTCCTGGTCGCCGGCGCGCTGGTGTTCGGCAGCCGCTTCGCCGCCGGCGAGATTGGCCAGGTGATGGTCGGGACCGACGCGGGGCCAGAAGCGCCGTACGACCGTGAGCGCTGCCTGGAGGCGTGGCTCGCGGTTCCGCGCCTGGAGTCGCGGGTCGCCGCCGCACGAGCGTCCGGCCAGCCGGTGGAGCCTGTGCTGCGCGAGGCCGGTCAGCGGCTGGGCGTGGCACTGGCGCCGATCGTCGGCGCGCTCAACCTGTCGGAGATCGTCCTCGCCGGTCCGGAGGAGCTGCTCGACGGCATCCTTCTGGATGCTCTGCGCGAGACCCTGCGCAACCGCACCATGGCGGGCTTCCACTCGGGCGTCACCGTCCGGATGACGGGCCTCGGCCGCGACATCGTCCTCCGCGGCTGCGTGGTGATGGTGCTCTCCGCACAGCTGGGGGTGTCCTGA
- a CDS encoding UPF0182 family protein — MSSTAAARPPGRRRAAVWITLGVIVAVVILFFVFAGLYADILWYSQLGYLKVLTTQWFAGIAMFFIGFLGMALPLWLSIQLAYRLRPVYAKLNSQLDRYQQVIEPLRRLAMYGIPIVFGIFAGVSAASRWQTAAMWLNGTAYGKTDPLFHLDIGFYLFALPFYRSAVGFASAVVLISLLATLATCYLYGSIRVSGREVRISRAARVQISVISALYLLLQGISIWLDRYATVTDSNVNDMINGAAYTDVNATIPGRAVLAGAAVFVALLFIATAFVGRWRFPMVGTALLIVAALVVGAIVPWVVQRFQVDPSQKTLESPYVQRGIDYTREAYDLSDIETIPYNAKTTAEQGALRQDAQTTAQIRILDPAVVSPSFRQLQQFRQYYAFPEKLNVDRYKQNGQLQDAVVAVRELQQSGLGSARNWFNDTIVYTHGYGLVAAYGNQRSSDGQPVFMESGIPTTGTLGTYQPRIYFGEQSPTYSIVGAPKDSKSVELDYPGGDDGAQQTYTTFSGNGGPKLDNIFKRLVYALKFQDEQIVLSDAVNSNSQILYDRDPIKRVQKVAPYLTLDSQAYPAVVDGRVKWIIDGYTTSDQFPYSHVGSLSDATADKDTPKPAYAFDDINYIRNSVKATVDAYSGAVTLYAWDTSDPVLKTWQKVFPSTVKPASDMSAQLMSHVRYPSDLFKVQRSVLGQYHVTDPGSFYSREDAWTTPNDPTSPSSNPALQPPYYLTMKMPGQTAPAFSLYSTFIPQGTSESSRSVLKGYLSVDADAGSTKGEISPGYGKMRLLQLPSGDSIPGPGQMQNQFDSDPTVSTQLNLLRQGKSEVINGNLLTLPVGGGLLYVQPVYVRSSGETSYPLLQKVLVAFGDKIEFEDTLDQALDALFGGDSGATAGDNNVPSSGATGGTGQTGSGTGGGQQTGGGSTGGSSAGNAALQEALQRANQALSDSQAALKSGDWQAYGEAQKRLQQAISDAVAAEGKPAAK; from the coding sequence GTGAGTTCAACAGCAGCAGCTCGACCCCCAGGCCGCCGTCGCGCGGCCGTCTGGATCACTCTCGGGGTGATCGTCGCGGTCGTCATCCTGTTCTTCGTGTTCGCCGGGCTGTACGCCGACATCCTCTGGTACTCGCAGCTCGGGTATCTCAAGGTGCTGACGACCCAGTGGTTCGCCGGCATCGCCATGTTCTTCATCGGGTTCCTCGGCATGGCGCTCCCGCTGTGGCTGTCGATCCAGCTCGCCTACCGTCTGCGGCCGGTCTACGCGAAGCTCAACTCGCAGCTCGACCGGTACCAGCAGGTCATCGAGCCGCTGCGCCGTCTGGCGATGTACGGCATCCCGATCGTCTTCGGCATCTTCGCGGGCGTCTCGGCCGCGAGCCGCTGGCAGACGGCGGCGATGTGGCTGAACGGGACCGCGTACGGCAAGACCGACCCGCTGTTCCACCTCGACATCGGCTTCTACCTGTTCGCGCTGCCGTTCTACCGCAGCGCGGTCGGCTTCGCGTCGGCCGTCGTGCTCATCTCGCTGCTCGCGACACTGGCGACCTGCTACCTGTACGGCTCGATCCGTGTGAGCGGCCGCGAGGTGCGCATCTCGCGGGCGGCGCGCGTCCAGATCTCCGTCATCTCGGCGCTCTACCTGCTGCTGCAGGGCATCAGCATCTGGCTCGACCGGTACGCGACCGTGACCGACTCCAACGTCAACGACATGATCAACGGCGCGGCCTATACGGACGTTAACGCCACCATCCCGGGCCGTGCTGTCCTGGCCGGGGCCGCCGTGTTCGTCGCCCTGCTCTTCATCGCGACCGCATTCGTCGGCCGCTGGCGCTTCCCGATGGTGGGCACGGCGCTCCTGATCGTGGCAGCCCTCGTGGTCGGCGCGATCGTCCCGTGGGTCGTGCAGCGCTTCCAGGTCGACCCGAGCCAGAAGACGCTCGAGTCCCCCTACGTCCAGCGCGGCATCGACTACACGCGCGAGGCCTACGACCTCAGCGACATCGAGACCATCCCGTACAACGCGAAGACGACGGCCGAGCAGGGAGCTCTCCGGCAGGACGCCCAGACGACCGCGCAGATCCGCATCCTCGACCCTGCGGTGGTCTCGCCGTCGTTCCGCCAGCTGCAGCAGTTCCGGCAGTACTACGCCTTCCCCGAGAAGCTCAACGTCGACCGCTACAAGCAGAACGGCCAGCTCCAGGATGCGGTGGTCGCCGTGCGCGAGCTGCAGCAGTCGGGGCTCGGCTCGGCTCGCAACTGGTTCAACGACACCATCGTCTACACCCACGGCTACGGCCTGGTGGCGGCCTACGGCAACCAGCGCTCGAGCGATGGACAGCCGGTCTTCATGGAGTCGGGCATCCCCACCACGGGCACGCTAGGCACCTACCAGCCGCGCATCTACTTCGGCGAGCAGTCGCCCACGTACTCGATCGTCGGAGCGCCGAAGGACAGCAAGTCCGTGGAGCTCGACTACCCCGGCGGTGACGACGGTGCACAGCAGACCTACACGACCTTCAGCGGCAACGGCGGGCCGAAGCTCGACAACATCTTCAAGCGGCTCGTCTACGCGCTGAAGTTCCAGGACGAGCAGATCGTGCTCTCGGACGCCGTCAACAGCAACTCGCAGATCCTCTACGACCGCGACCCGATCAAGCGCGTCCAGAAGGTGGCGCCGTACCTTACGCTCGACTCGCAGGCCTACCCGGCGGTCGTCGACGGCCGCGTCAAGTGGATCATCGACGGCTACACGACCAGCGACCAGTTCCCGTACTCGCACGTGGGCAGTCTGAGCGACGCGACCGCCGACAAGGACACCCCGAAGCCGGCGTACGCCTTCGACGACATCAACTACATCCGCAACTCGGTGAAGGCGACGGTCGACGCGTACAGCGGCGCCGTCACCCTCTACGCGTGGGACACCTCCGACCCGGTGCTGAAGACGTGGCAGAAGGTCTTCCCCTCGACGGTGAAGCCGGCGAGCGACATGAGCGCCCAGCTGATGAGCCACGTGCGGTACCCCTCCGACCTGTTCAAGGTGCAGCGCTCGGTGCTCGGCCAGTACCACGTGACCGACCCGGGTTCGTTCTACTCGCGCGAAGACGCCTGGACCACGCCGAACGACCCGACGTCGCCCTCCAGCAACCCGGCCCTTCAGCCGCCGTACTACCTGACGATGAAGATGCCGGGACAGACGGCGCCCGCCTTCTCGCTGTACTCGACCTTCATCCCGCAGGGGACGAGCGAGTCCAGTCGCTCGGTGCTGAAGGGCTACCTGTCGGTCGATGCCGATGCGGGCTCGACCAAGGGCGAGATCTCTCCCGGGTACGGAAAGATGCGCCTCCTGCAACTGCCGTCCGGCGACAGCATCCCCGGTCCAGGCCAGATGCAGAACCAGTTCGACTCCGATCCGACCGTCTCCACGCAGCTGAACCTGCTGCGCCAGGGTAAATCGGAGGTCATCAACGGCAACCTGCTGACGCTGCCCGTCGGTGGCGGTCTGCTCTACGTGCAGCCGGTGTACGTCCGGTCGTCGGGCGAGACCAGCTACCCGCTGCTGCAGAAGGTGCTGGTCGCCTTCGGCGACAAGATCGAGTTCGAGGACACGCTCGACCAGGCTCTGGATGCGCTGTTCGGCGGCGACTCGGGTGCCACGGCGGGCGACAACAATGTCCCGTCCAGCGGCGCCACGGGTGGCACCGGCCAGACCGGCAGCGGCACCGGGGGAGGCCAGCAGACCGGCGGAGGCTCGACCGGCGGCTCGTCGGCGGGGAACGCCGCTCTGCAGGAAGCGCTGCAGCGCGCCAACCAGGCGCTGTCCGACAGCCAGGCGGCGCTGAAGTCCGGCGACTGGCAGGCGTACGGCGAGGCGCAGAAGCGCCTGCAGCAGGCGATCTCCGACGCGGTGGCAGCGGAGGGCAAGCCCGCCGCGAAGTGA
- a CDS encoding PDZ domain-containing protein, which produces MTLYSDEDPTLQQDRVKVAPPRRVIIGWVAIAVAIVLALVLALVPAPFVIEQPGPVFNTLGTDQRVGAPPSDDAKPLITISGEKTYPTSGSLDLLTVSVVGNPEQRPSWLEIAGAWFQPSKAVLPLETVFPPGTTTEQSNAENAALMVDSQQDAIAAALSELGYTFPENVAVKQLIKGTPAAEVLKVGDEITSVNGEKISSVDALREAVKKNGTDKAAELGIVRDGAASTVSITPIESQGQVVLGIGAGMDYTFPFDVKIQLNNVGGPSAGQMFALGIMDKLTPDSLTGGKRIAGTGTIDNAGEIGPIGGIRQKMYAARDTGEASYFLAPASNCDEVTGHIPSGLKVFAVKTLDDSLKVLKAVRDGASTSGLPTCPAG; this is translated from the coding sequence GTGACTCTGTACAGCGACGAGGACCCGACGCTGCAGCAGGACCGCGTGAAGGTGGCGCCCCCGCGCCGCGTCATCATCGGCTGGGTGGCGATCGCCGTCGCCATCGTCCTGGCGCTCGTGCTCGCGCTCGTGCCGGCCCCCTTCGTGATCGAGCAGCCGGGCCCCGTGTTCAACACCCTCGGCACCGACCAGAGGGTCGGCGCGCCGCCGAGCGACGATGCGAAGCCGCTCATCACCATCTCCGGAGAGAAGACCTATCCGACCTCCGGCTCCCTCGACCTGCTCACCGTGTCGGTGGTCGGCAACCCCGAGCAGCGCCCGTCGTGGCTGGAGATCGCCGGCGCCTGGTTCCAGCCGAGCAAGGCCGTCCTGCCGCTCGAGACCGTCTTCCCTCCCGGGACGACGACCGAGCAGTCGAACGCCGAGAACGCGGCGCTGATGGTCGACTCGCAGCAGGATGCGATCGCCGCGGCGCTCAGCGAGCTGGGGTACACCTTCCCGGAGAACGTGGCCGTGAAACAGCTCATCAAGGGCACGCCGGCCGCCGAGGTGCTCAAGGTCGGCGACGAGATCACGTCGGTGAACGGCGAGAAGATCTCGAGCGTGGATGCGCTCCGCGAGGCCGTGAAGAAGAACGGCACGGACAAGGCGGCCGAACTCGGCATCGTGCGCGACGGTGCGGCATCCACCGTCTCCATCACCCCGATCGAGTCGCAGGGCCAGGTCGTGCTGGGCATCGGCGCCGGGATGGACTACACCTTTCCGTTCGACGTCAAGATCCAGTTGAACAACGTGGGCGGCCCGAGCGCCGGCCAGATGTTCGCCCTCGGGATCATGGACAAGCTGACCCCCGACTCGCTCACCGGCGGCAAGCGGATCGCGGGCACCGGGACGATCGACAACGCGGGGGAGATCGGGCCGATCGGGGGCATCCGGCAGAAGATGTACGCCGCTCGGGACACCGGAGAGGCGAGCTACTTCCTCGCGCCGGCGTCGAACTGCGACGAGGTGACGGGCCACATCCCGTCGGGGCTGAAGGTGTTCGCGGTGAAGACCCTGGACGACTCGCTCAAGGTGCTGAAGGCCGTGCGCGACGGAGCGAGCACCTCGGGCCTGCCCACGTGCCCCGCCGGTTGA